From the genome of Nicotiana sylvestris chromosome 1, ASM39365v2, whole genome shotgun sequence:
CCGCTTGACCATTGGTGACAGGGtggtatggcgtggagagtattcacTTGATGCGCCACTTTGAAAAACTCAATCGTTCTTTTTTCGACGAACTGAGGTCCGTTGTCgtagctgatttctttggggatgccaaaaTGACATATAATGTTTTTCCATATGACGGCGATGACCTACTGCTCGCGTATCTGAGTGTATGtacctgcttcaacccatttagagaaatagtcaattaaaaccaaaaggaagcgtaccTTACCTTGTCCTGCTGGGAGGGGGCCGACTAcgtccattccccattttatgaatggccatggcgaagtGACATAGTGAAGGAGTTCCCctgcttgatgtatcataggggcgtacCTCTGACATTGTTCACATCTTCTGACATAGTTGGCAGCTTTgtttttcatggtgggccagtagtaGCCAATGCGGATAAGGCATCGAGCAAGGGCGCGATTTCCCGTATGGGCGCCGCAGTGCCCTTCGTGTATTTCTTCCAGTACTCTTCTTATTTGATGTGGTCCAAGACATTTGGCTAGGGGGCCACCGAATGTTCTTTTATAGAGATCACGATTTACTAGGTTGTACCGTACTGCCTGTACCCAgagttttttggcttcttttttatcttgcGGGAGCGTTCCATCCTGCAAATAGGCCACAAAGCAgttacgccagtcccaagttaagtttatagaatgtacctcggCATGGTCTATTGCGGAATGAAGGAGGGTGACCAtgttttctttgttgatattcctGGTGGCCGCAGCTAGTTTGGCGAGGCCATCTGTTTCAATATTCTATGCCCTAGGTACTTGGTCGAAACGGCATTCGTCGAATTCTGGCAGTAGTTTGTGAATTTCCGACTGGTATCTTTGTAGCCTCTGTTCTTTGATTTAGAAAGTCCCGGTGACTTGATTCACAACGAGTTGAGAGTCATATTGAAGGACGAGTCGTCGGGCGCCGTATTTGAGGGCTAACTTCAAACCTACAATCACAGCTTTATACTCaacctcgttgttagtcatctgGGGGAATCAtatggactggcgaattacttCACCCATAGGGACCTTGAGGATGAGTCCCAGTCCCTATCCTGAGGCAGTAGAGGCACCATTGGTGTAGAGGATCCAGAGGTCGGTGTGTGTAGGAGCGCGAAGCGCTTTTTGTTctacctcgggcaatatctcCGTGTTGAAATCAGCGATGAAGTCGGCAAGCACTTGCGACTTAATAGCGGTTCGCGATTGGTATGTTATGTAATGTTCACTTAATTATATGGCCCATTTGGCAAGTCTACCCGATAGTTCGGGCTTGTGTAGGATACCCCTCAAGGGGAAGGTTGTTACCACTTTTATGGGGTGAcactgaaaatatggtctaagcttccGTGAAGCGACGACTAGTGCCATAGCTAGcttttcaaggtgagggtaccttgtcTCGACATCGATTAAAGTTTTGCTgatataataaattggagattgcgtacctttattttcaTGGACCAAGACTGCACTTACTACGACCTCGGAAACTGCTAAATACACAAGTAGACACTTACCTAGGTCTGCTTTGATGAGCAATGGTGCCGAGGACAGATATGCTTTCAGTTTTCTCAGGGCGTCGatacattcctcattccattgcAGCCTGTGGTCTTTTCTTAAcacattgaagaatttgtggcatctgtCCGAGGATCGTGATATAAACCTTGATAAGGCGGCTATTCGCCATGTTAGCTTCTGCACCTGCTTTTTGATGGTCAGTACTTCTGGTATTGCgtcgatggctttgatttgatCCTGGTTGATATCGATTCCCCTTTGCGACACGAGGGAGGCAAGGAATTTTCCTGAGGTTACACTGAAGGCGCACTTCTCGGGATTCAATTTCATCCCGTACTATTTTAGTAATTTGAAGGCTTCTTTTAGATGGCCGATGTGATCCTCCTTCTTTGTTGACTTTACTAGCATGTCATCGATATAGACTTCCATGGTCTTGCCGAGCTgctctttgaacattttggtgactaacCTCTGATACGTGGCCCATGCGTTCTTCAGTCCGAACGACATCACTTTATAGCAGTACAttccttggtgagtgatgaaagtcgtcttttcttgatcttcttcagccattagaatCTGGTTATAACCGGAGTACGCATCCAAGAAGCTCAGTAGTTCGTGCCTCGCTGTTGCATCGATAAGTTGGTCGATGTGAGTTAGCGAGAAGGAGTCCTTTGGGAATGCTTTGTTCAAATCGGTGAAGTCGACACACATTTGCCACTTCCCAttcttcttttttaccatgaccacattggcgacccattgggggtatttcgaTTCTCTTATGGAACCGTTGGCGAGTAATTTATCAATTTCTTCGCTGACCGCCTCAATGATTGGGCATTGAATTTTCTCCTCATTTGCCGTACCGACGGATAGAGTGGGTCGACATTCAGTCTATGAGTGGCGATGTCCTttgggattcctggcatatctgaGTGGGAGAAAGCAAATAAATCGGCGTTGTCAGTTAAAAATTCACGATACTTACCTGGTTCCGAGAGGTTGTGTCCTATATAAGCCTTTTTTGTGCTGTCAGTGTCGTCCAATTGAACGGGGTCAAGATCATCTATAGTTGCCTTGCAGGCTTCTACGATATTCGGGTCTTTGATGGCCTCTGTTTGTAGGTCGGGTTTAGTTCCTGACATGGCTGATTGCTATGCCTCCTCACTTGCTCCTTTCAATTGTTTggtgtgtgtgcaatcttgggcgatccggtagcattcttgggtggtgCGTGGCTCGCCTCGGATGCTAAATATCCCCCATGGGGTGGAAAATTTGATCACTTGATAGAAGTTTGAGGGGACGGCTCGCATGACGTGTATCCATGGTcaccctatgatggcgttgtaggcTGTTTCTTGATTCATGAAGTGGAATGGTGTTTCCAAGGTGACCCCTCCTGCTAGGACATGTAGCACTATTTCTCCGGATGTCCGCTttactgcattattaaaacccgttagtgttatgcaacacggtattattttatcctcgagcctcatTTGCACGAGAACTCACGGGTGAACAATACTCGTGCCGCTTCCGTCATATACCATGATTCTTTTTACATCTGTATCAGCGatgcgtaaagttataaccaaagcatcatagtgagggaaagacaaaacGTCGGTATCTGACTTTTCGAAGacgatactatcttcgaggtcgtCATATCGTTCGTGGGCGACTATCCGTTTTGAGTTTGTGCGTGGTAGTGAACTTCATATGGTTGATTACCATATCATCGCCGtcgccaatgatcatttgtatggttcGTGCCGATGATGGTGGCTTTGAAGGTCCTTGAGATGGGTCGCGTCCTCGAGCGAAGTTGGCTCTTCCTTTATCATTCAGCAGTTCTTTCAGGTACCTTTGGTTCAACATCCTAACTACTTTTTGCCACAGACCTATGCAATCCTCGGTCTTATGTCCTGTTTCTTGGTGGAATTTGCAAAGGACGTTGGACCTCCTGGTGCTTGGGTCCGATTTCATTTTTGCGGCCACTGTACCTTCATGCCCAGCTtctctagtgcgtacactatctctgaaggggaaacacaaaaattatgagcaGATAGTAGTGGAGACATACCTCTTTCGCTTCGGAGGGGTGTAGTGTGCCGTGGCACGGTGTCCGCATGTCGTGGAGGGGGCGGGATGGATGTACGGACATAGGGCTGATGCCTTTCCCGGTTGAAATGTGGTGGTTGATCTCTTCGCCCATTGTTACGTCGATCTCTCCTTGTCTCGGTTTGAACCGATGTTAGTCGCTGAAGCGGCCCGTTCAGGTCGTCTTCATCCGCCCTTACCTAGGCACAGTAGGCATTGTGGATTTCTTCCTATGTGGTagggggtacttcatgagtctacaGAGCAGTTGTTTGGTCGCCTTTGATCCGTTCCTGTTTAACCCGTTCTGAAAGGCTGCTACTGCCATCCCTTCTAACACGTTCGACAGACTCATCCTTACTCTGTTGAATTGGGCCAGGAAATCCCGAAGTCCCTCGCCCGTCGTTTGCCTGACGACGAAGATATCAGTGACCCTAGCTTCGGCCTTCTTCGCTTCTGCATGGGCGGTGGCGAACTTATCTGCCATCTCTTCGAACGTCGATATTAATCGCGCAGGTAGCTGGGAGTACCATGTCAATGCTCCCCTTGTCAGAGTTTTGCCGAACTTCTTTAACAACATAGACGGTACATGTACTTTTGATAGATCATTTCCCTTTACTGTAGTAACATAGTGGATTAGGTGATCCTCCGGGTCCGTGGTCCCGTCATATATTTTTAAGTATGGTGGCATCTTGAAGGTCTTTGGAATAGGATGAGGAGCATCCCCTTCGCTGTATGGCTGTTCGACGTATCGGCCCACGTCGCATTTTGGTAATAGCTTCGGAGCACCCAGTATTTTATCAACCCTCTCCTGATGTTCCTTCATTTGGTCACGGAGCGTTTTATTCTCATTTTCCATGTCTTCCATTTTCTTCAAGATGGCCATGAGCGCATCGTCACCTGCATTAGTAATAGTACGGGTGTTACCTGCTCGTGTAGTGCCTGGTTCATCGACGACAGCTGTGATTTCTGTAGGTGGCACGTCTTCGACATCTCCTTTGAGTGGGTTTCTCGGGCATGTTGCTCAAAGCACTCGTTAGCCATTCTTCTAGTAGTCTTTTGACTGTTGgtgggtgtgagcacgtgatttttgcctcacaagaactactccaaaagaaatcagaaataatttttctttgtatgcaatTTTTGAATTCTCGTGGCATTTCGTCTGTGCATGTTCATTTTATtctaattaagaaaaaatacaaaaaaatggtaatgcagatgcatatGCATTCAGGAATTAATAttgcatttttagaattaattcaTCATTGGTTTATATAAAAGGATAATATATTTAGGAAATTATAAaccataaagaaagaaaatcacaaaaaatatgcatatgtgtttcttgccattgtgttgattttatttaaatgtttaatttgagtattaattattataggtgttaaataatatgtgtgtaattttatttttgatttttacaatttatttaggatttttgtttaatttttgtaattaaagaaaaatggaaaatgggtaaATGTAAAGGAAATTCGGACTGGGCCAGGAGAAATTCAGGCCCAAAACTCATCCCTGACCCAATCCAAACCAGCTGGtctcaaaaacaaacaaaacgacGTAGTAGGATGATGAAACTACCCCGTTTCGTCATccttcaatctgagccgttgattgaACAAATCAAACAGTTCAGTGCAGCCCTGGCTTggtttgaaacgacaccgtttcaagTGCTCAATCTGAGCCGCCCATCTTCTTTGATCCAATGGCCCCCAGAGCTTTGACCAAACCCGATCCCACAACCTGGTCCACTTTTACCCGGTGAACCCAGTCTCTCAAAgagaccaaacgacaccgtttgttTAAATGAATtaatccaagccattgatctcaattgatccaacggccatgatccatccaccccacccctatataaattcAATCCCTTACCCCAGCCCCCTAACCAAACCCCCCTCATCTTCCTGTTCATCATCGCCCCTAAGACGATgcccccaaaaccctagccgccctagctcccccgtgcctgaaacccggcggcaactacGCTGTCGGTCACTAAACCAACACCCTAAGACCACCTGACCACCCTCTATCCAAATCTGATAACCACTTAGCTCGAACCTTCctggagtttctcgaatcttcatttgaagattcgagccaaactcagatccaaaccaaccagtccctaattaacaccacagcaccccctaaccaccctcgttacagatctgttagttgttcacctcgaatcaccctacagcgtctcgaatcttcaatcgaagattcgagcatgacctaaacctaccccaatgtagcccaaactcacaccagtcactctcctaacctcactcgtaaccaaaccaaacttggtttggttcgaatctgaccagaagtGGTTGAGCCCTAAATCATaccctcaagaaccctaaaatcccaaatcttGGAATCTGCCCAAATTGAAtagaaggttggggtctaatcgaccttaatcgaagtatttttagttgagaatacttcgactaaggtcagttcgATTTCAAAGTGTACGAATCAGAGTTTCGAAGACTGGGTCCGTATAATTCTGTTATTATGaggtattttctttcttttcttcgtgtttattttcattatttacgtATCTGTTTATttactgtgatgatttttgatTGCTTTTAGTCAAATTGACTCTATTCATTTTCaaaggaccttttatttggtctgATTCTGTCTGTTATTTATAGTCGCCTTAACTGTATGTGTTATAAATTTTGAAATCGAGTCCTAAATTGCGTCGCTTAATTAATTCCCTGTTAGTCTATAAGTTCGTCAATAACACTGTTTGATAGTTGCTTTGTTACTGATTTGTTTAAGTGTCAATTGTAATATGTAATTGATTAATTGAATAGGTCGTTCATATAATTTGAGTCACTTGGCATCCTGTTGATATTAGTGTCCGAGTGGTCTCATGTGTGTTGTGTTTGATCCTTTTTCTCTTAATTAGTCATCATCTTGCTGCATATATTTCCGTTCAATGTGTTTACAATGTTCTGTATTTAGGATTTGTGTTAGTTTATTCCCTGTATATATGCCAATTGTTATTCTAGTTAATTCAATATGGTTATTTCCTGAATCATTGATCCCTATTATGATGCTACTTGATTTGATTTGGTTATAACTGTTCAATCAGAAACTAgtgttgataattaagtttgaacagattgtaaaatctgttttgtgttggattctgatttttgtattagGGTCAGTATTATTGAGAGTTTTCAGGGTAGTTTAAGGGTTAGTTTGGGGAAAATAAACTACATGAATACTTGTTTAAGGGCTGCTGAATATTTAAACCTGTTAATGGACTGATTTGAGACATTCCTAAGTGGGTTTGTGTAAAGATAATAGACAACTAATGGTAGGGTTcactaatgtatttgtttaaagaatactGGGGAACAAAAGAAAATGGGGGGCTTTTAATAAGGAAGAGCTTTCTTAGTGGAACTTAAAgtgaaaaaatcagatttttttaaaaaaattctgatttgaaaaagagaaaaggggtCGAGCACGGAGTTTTAAAAAGGGGGGCAGACTTGTATAAAGAGGGGGGAATCTGGACAGAAAAGGAGAGGGAGCTGAATAGAGAAAATTTGAAGGGAAAGAGGAAACTGgactaaaaatctgaaaaaaaaaagatactggaaaagagaggaaaaaaaattAGAAAGTAAAAATCAGAACTTTTACATTAAGAGTTAGAGTGTTGAGTTGGAATTTTTGCACTAAGAGCTGTCGGGCTGTTTTTTCTTGAAGTATTTGAAAATCCGAAACTCTTGTTTCCTTGGATCTGTTTGTATTTCATTTTGGTATTGCTGGGGTTTTCAGTTTGGTTTGAGCTGGGTTTAACTGATTGTTGTTATACTGCCTGGTGCTGATTGTCACTGTTGATAGCTACTAGTCTGCTGATCTTCactttctttttctgtttctactaccaggtgtaagcacgtgatttttgccctatatgagaattactcccaaaaataattcaaaaataaaatgatttttctttggtgtgcaattttgtgatattttgaataattgtttgtatttgcctgtgcatgtttatttgctaaattaataaaaaatacaaaaagaaatatgtcgcattttgcatgtaggatttaattctacaatttttagtaattaaatttgtttacaaaaattaaaaattacaaaaatagacatcttttgcatttttagcatttaatatccaaatatacaattttatgcttaattattacttaattgtgcgttaattgttattgggagttaatttgagcttttataacttaatttagttcttaataataagttaagtatttttataatttagttttagagaaataaaagaagaaaagagagcgaaaatataaagaaagtcggaattgggcctcttcttcaatttcaagccacaggcccaaaaatggcccaatcttccctacgacccagtccatttcgaactgggtcgacccagtctataaaccaaaagacccaaacccccttttgtctttcattttttacaaaacaaaaacaaaacaaaacaaaaataagagaagaaaaccctaaaaatttaaaccatccgcccccctctcctatcttcttcttcttcctcaagctcacatCCCTTCCAACCATGGATGCCCCTCTCCCATTCCCTTCATCCCCacatcacactcacacacacactcacCAAACACCTCCAAGCTGACCTCccatgaacgacctcaaaaaCTATGAACAACCCAACGCGAAGCTCGCTTCAGCTCCGTCGTGCTGCTGCGTCGCTGCGTCTTCAGCTTCACCATTGCTGCTGCTGGTCACgtttctgcttcagctgcttgtCTCCGTGTCTTCCTTCgtcctcttcgtcgagctcaagctcgagctcgacatccatggtcgcCACTGCTTCATTCCGCTTCATCTTCCTCGTCATGATGCTCATCGCCTTCACTGTTTCCACCATGGTTGCTGTCCgctcacgcagctgctactgctactaAGCAGCTACTATTGCTTCAATTTTCTTTGTCGCGTCCAGCTGCTACGAGCAGCCAAGGctgctccaaaaaaaaaaaacgttgATGCATCTCCATTCGCAGGTTGTTTCAGCTGCGTCCAACTGCTGATTTTGGTTCGTTGTCCATCGACCTCCCCTACTGCTTcatgctgcttcttcttcctcactcgatggactgttgctgctgctcgtcgcagcagttgCTTCGTGCTTCTGCTtcacgttgcttcatcttcttcggctcgtcaaagttcgaaggtttattttttatttgagtcgaaacccggacagatttgtttacaatcaaagttcttcgttgatttatctccggttagttgtttttgagttttattttgtccatatttcgtttttatatttctaaaagttaaaatcgttaaatatttgattcttgttttgttcgttgtttatcgttgaaatcattttttctagtttgttcatgttcatgtgctttgttaaaattaattttcagatttcaaaatagaagtttaattggttgttttcatgtttgtattattgtttaaatgaatatttgttagtttgatgtttgttagattcaaattgaaatttaattaactatttcttcaatttgtttcatgagtttatgtattgttagaaattgttaatattgttaagttcaagcttaagttcataattgtttattcgtcgatcttgttatttgtctaaaaagaatttagttgtgttaaaggaatatattgatttaatcgtttaatccgtcatgtttgttgtgttaaaatagattcattcatgttcatactttgtttggatgatcttgaatccgaattttgtatagtttgatttcttgtttatcatttatgattattgcttgaattgttctcataatcttgtttaaagtttaatataagaattgtttgttgtaatgttgttagagttgattttaagttcaatatgattgaatttagaaatcttcatactttgtttgttgttgttgttgaatccgaaaataggattgtttgttgctaaaatattgttcaatcaaattttagttgttctttgttgttcaattcgtgttcatgtgatttgttgttgaaatgttgttaaaatcgtgttcatgtgatattgttgttatgatgttcatccgtgttcatattgttgtttgaacattgttagaaattgatcatattgtctatattttggttaagtttgattaattgatgtgttatagctgatgggtagtttggtaaatttgtagtacgttcaggggtagtttggtaatttcagtaaggtcggagggggtagtttaggaattgtacattttgaaattgtttatttgaagcatgggggacaaaatgaaatggggtgggttgtgatatagttgtttaatataaaggggggacaagatttaatttaaagggggaatcttgcattattttaaatgaagcatgagggacaaaatataatggggtggtgtgatatgtttatttaatgtaatggggatgagtggaaagataatgggttaggtagagaaaaagtatggattttaattaattgaaaggtttatgggatgggttatatatgtgaagtcttgaacacaagacataacAAGAAAAAGAGGGAGAGAGATACGGAAAAAAAATACACACatagatagagagaaaaaaaacggacagagaacagaagagagaaaaattccgaaaaatatttaagctttcaaaataaaataaaactaaaactaaaactaaaaatctactactttctttctttgttt
Proteins encoded in this window:
- the LOC104214392 gene encoding uncharacterized protein, with the protein product MAILKKMEDMENENKTLRDQMKEHQERVDKILGAPKLLPKCDVGRYVEQPYSEGDAPHPIPKTFKMPPYLKIYDGTTDPEDHLIHYVTTVKGNDLSKVHVPSMLLKKFGKTLTRGALTWYSQLPARLISTFEEMADKFATAHAEAKKAEARVTDIFVVRQTTGEGLRDFLAQFNRVRMSLSNVLEGMAVAAFQNGLNRNGSKATKQLLCRLMKYPLPHRKKSTMPTVPRDSVRTREAGHEGTVAAKMKSDPSTRRSNVLCKFHQETGHKTEDCIGLWQKVVRMLNQRYLKELLNDKGRANFARGRDPSQGPSKPPSSARTIQMIIGDGDDMM